A single genomic interval of Engystomops pustulosus unplaced genomic scaffold, aEngPut4.maternal MAT_SCAFFOLD_879, whole genome shotgun sequence harbors:
- the LOC140112566 gene encoding vomeronasal type-2 receptor 26-like: MESCESCPDDQWSNPTRDKCITRSLHFLSYEEDLGLSLAVIATILFLITSLILWVFIKNRNTPLVRANNRNLSYVLLVSLMLCFLLSFLFIGRPEELTCLMRQTTFGIIYAVAISSILGKTMTVLIAFNDTKPGSTFKKVVGSRISTGLVILCSLGEFIICVTWMIFAPPYVELDSKTIPGIMIVQCNEGSIIAFYVAVSYIGFLAVFSFIIAFISRKLPDTFNEAQHITFSMLVFCSVWISFIPTYLSTKGKYMVAVEIFAILASNAALLFFIFSPKCYIILLRPDRNTKRDIKVNVFQSF; the protein is encoded by the coding sequence ATGGAATCCTGTGAAAGTTGTCCGGATGACCAGTGGTCCAATCCGACTAGAGATAAATGTATTACACGTTCTCTACATTTTTTATCCTATGAGGAGGACTTAGGACTGTCATTGGCAGTCATTGCCACCATCTTGTTTTTGATTACTTCATTGATACTCTGGGTTTTTATTAAAAACCGGAACACTCCGCTGGTCAGAGCTAACAACCGTAACCTGAGTTATGTTCTCCTGGTGTCTTTGATGCTTTGTTTCCTTCTCTCATTCTTATTTATTGGACGTCCTGAAGAACTGACCTGCCTCATGAGACAAACCACCTTTGGGATTATCTACGCTGTTGCTATATCTTCGATTCTTGGAAAGACGATGACAGTTCTCATTGCATTCAATGATACAAAACCGGGAAGCACATTCAAAAAAGTTGTAGGATCCAGGATTTCCACCGGACTTGTCATTCTGTGTTCTTTGGGGGAGTTTATAATATGTGTAACATGGATGATATTTGCTCCACCATATGTAGAACTTGATAGTAAGACAATTCCTGGGATAATGATAGTACAATGTAATGAAGGCTCCATCATCGCTTTCTATGTCGCAGTCTCGTACATTGGGTTTTTAGCAGTTTTTAGCTTTATTATTGCTTTTATATCTAGGAAGCTTCCAGATACATTCAATGAGGCTCAACACATTACATTCAGTATGctggtgttctgcagtgtctggatatcTTTTATTCCAACATATCTCTCAACGAAGGGAAAATATatggtggctgtggagatatTTGCTATTTTGGCATCTAATGCAGCATTACTGTTCTTTATATTCTCCCCCAAATGCTATATCATACTTCTAAGGCCTGACCGTAATACAAAAAGGGATATTAAAGTAAATGTATTTCaatctttttaa